A region of Candidatus Caccoplasma merdavium DNA encodes the following proteins:
- a CDS encoding glycoside hydrolase family 28 protein, which produces MKKALFLTATLFFFTQLVSAALDVRSFGAKGDGQTLDTRAIQAAIDSASACGGETVVLTPGKYLSGTLVLKSNVTLHIERGATLLGSTQFSDYPAYESSYVSHIKRYSNRSLIFAEKVENITICGEGTIDGQGSLKNYPATETETLMGITRRPYLLRVISCKNVTLNHIHLRNSPAWTQHYLDCENVFIDGIDVYNHGNYNNDGIDIDNCRQVRIVNSHFNTDDDAICFKTTNATGRCENVVVANCVIAANCNAMKWGSETNGGFRNFSITNCVFRRADEPTIYDRPHRTLGGLAIETVDGALLENFNISNISMYGVMTPLFIRLANRGRNYYDGGPSQPAGTLRNVHINNLTATMHGLVTSSITGLEGHPVENVTLTNVHLICDGGGSAEHAQNRNLPEREKEYPETLIFADAPASGLYVKNAQGLRIQNLCLEVRQADPRALLFIEQTDDAVLDGITLINPAASSQLILRNNSDILVEKLREPGKETAEGITIEGNDNRNIDIEKNCPVRFADQATKKCLLK; this is translated from the coding sequence ATGAAAAAAGCCCTATTTCTCACAGCGACACTTTTCTTCTTTACCCAACTCGTATCTGCCGCCCTCGACGTTCGCTCCTTCGGAGCCAAAGGCGACGGACAGACCCTCGACACCCGGGCCATACAGGCTGCCATCGACTCGGCCTCGGCCTGCGGCGGAGAAACCGTTGTCCTCACCCCCGGCAAATACCTGAGCGGCACCCTCGTCCTGAAAAGCAACGTAACCCTGCACATCGAACGAGGAGCCACGCTGTTGGGGAGCACACAATTCAGCGATTACCCGGCGTATGAGTCGAGCTACGTTTCTCACATCAAACGATATTCCAACCGTTCGCTCATCTTCGCCGAAAAGGTCGAGAACATAACGATTTGCGGCGAAGGCACCATCGACGGGCAAGGCTCCCTGAAAAACTATCCCGCCACCGAGACCGAGACCCTCATGGGCATCACCCGACGCCCCTACCTGCTGCGTGTCATCAGCTGCAAGAATGTCACACTCAACCACATACATTTGCGCAACTCCCCGGCATGGACCCAACATTACCTCGACTGCGAAAATGTCTTCATCGACGGCATCGACGTCTATAACCACGGCAACTACAACAACGACGGCATCGACATCGACAACTGCCGACAGGTGCGCATCGTCAACAGCCACTTCAACACCGACGACGACGCCATCTGCTTCAAGACGACCAATGCCACAGGTCGGTGCGAAAACGTGGTGGTGGCCAACTGCGTCATTGCCGCCAACTGCAACGCCATGAAGTGGGGCAGCGAAACCAACGGCGGATTCCGCAACTTCTCGATTACCAACTGTGTCTTCCGCCGCGCCGACGAACCCACGATTTACGACCGTCCCCACCGCACGCTCGGCGGACTTGCCATCGAAACGGTCGACGGCGCTCTGCTCGAAAACTTCAACATCAGCAACATCTCGATGTATGGGGTGATGACCCCGCTCTTCATTCGACTGGCCAACCGCGGACGCAACTATTACGACGGCGGTCCCTCTCAACCGGCAGGAACCCTGCGCAACGTGCACATAAACAACCTCACCGCCACCATGCACGGGTTGGTGACCAGCTCCATTACCGGCCTTGAAGGGCACCCGGTCGAAAACGTCACCCTCACCAACGTGCATCTGATATGCGACGGCGGCGGCTCGGCAGAACATGCCCAAAACCGCAACTTGCCCGAACGCGAAAAGGAATATCCCGAGACCCTCATCTTTGCCGATGCTCCCGCCTCGGGGCTCTATGTAAAAAATGCCCAGGGTCTGCGCATACAAAACTTATGTCTCGAAGTGCGGCAAGCCGACCCACGCGCGTTGCTCTTCATCGAACAGACCGACGATGCCGTTCTCGACGGTATCACACTCATCAACCCGGCCGCATCGTCCCAACTCATTCTGCGCAACAACAGCGACATACTTGTCGAGAAACTGAGAGAACCCGGCAAGGAAACGGCCGAGGGAATTACCATAGAAGGCAACGACAACCGGAATATCGACATCGAGAAAAACTGTCCGGTGCGATTTGCCGACCAAGCTACCAAGAAATGTTTACTCAAATAG
- a CDS encoding CotH kinase family protein yields the protein MKKFLLIASLILLSQVNRAAAPAETTTRTDTIPSYSGTIPVMFITTVDSVPIVSKEDYVDATYYLETFGLEGYEPYGTKEEQLPLEIRGRGNSSWTNADKKPYKLKLGSKTPLMGMPKSKHFVLLAEVGTYTQFLSETAGMELGRMIQLTWTPEIRPVEVVLNGEYIGFYILAQNVRVDSDRVNIYEQPDEATDSVEITGGWLVEIDNYDDPYQIQFVGKSGYRIRVTHKTPEVVSPQQQNYLIEQMTMLDSLICDEDSTSTEWEKYIDIDYLARYYIVQEIIDNADAFHGSTYLHKEQGADQKWIFGPLWDLGYSFWRNKESFVYEGSNYPNLVWIKEIARYPNFQKKVREIWQEFYPEKYDEIYDFIDQFTALCRQADKADALRWPQYNKGDTDSKCGKLKSMLKKNTDWLQTQWGTSPGGVNDIRNDADKMQIKIENGLLHVLSNQAITKATASDVTGRNYSLKQVGDNIFEMPQQLHFCIMTFTTDDGRTISIKQIIQ from the coding sequence ATGAAAAAATTTCTTCTCATTGCAAGCCTCATCTTGCTATCACAAGTAAATCGAGCTGCCGCCCCGGCCGAAACAACGACCCGTACGGACACAATACCCTCCTATTCGGGGACAATTCCCGTCATGTTCATCACGACCGTCGACAGCGTTCCCATCGTTTCGAAAGAAGATTATGTCGATGCAACCTACTACCTCGAAACATTCGGCCTCGAAGGTTACGAACCTTACGGAACAAAAGAGGAACAACTCCCACTCGAAATCAGAGGGCGCGGAAATTCTTCCTGGACCAATGCCGACAAAAAGCCCTACAAACTGAAACTCGGCTCCAAAACACCCCTCATGGGCATGCCCAAGAGCAAGCACTTCGTTCTCCTGGCCGAGGTCGGCACATACACTCAATTCCTGTCCGAAACGGCAGGCATGGAGTTGGGACGCATGATTCAACTCACATGGACTCCCGAAATAAGACCCGTAGAAGTAGTCTTGAACGGAGAATATATCGGATTCTACATCTTGGCTCAAAATGTACGCGTAGACAGTGACCGCGTAAACATCTATGAGCAACCCGACGAAGCGACCGACTCGGTAGAGATTACCGGAGGCTGGCTTGTGGAGATAGACAACTACGACGACCCGTATCAGATACAATTCGTCGGGAAAAGCGGGTATCGGATACGCGTGACCCACAAGACGCCCGAAGTCGTTTCGCCGCAACAACAGAATTACCTGATAGAGCAAATGACGATGCTCGACTCTCTCATCTGCGACGAAGACAGCACGTCGACCGAATGGGAAAAATACATCGACATCGACTATTTGGCCCGCTACTACATTGTGCAAGAGATTATCGATAACGCCGATGCCTTTCACGGAAGTACATACCTCCATAAAGAGCAAGGCGCCGACCAGAAATGGATATTCGGCCCGCTGTGGGACCTTGGATATTCTTTCTGGCGAAACAAAGAGAGTTTTGTCTATGAAGGGAGCAATTACCCTAATTTGGTATGGATAAAAGAGATAGCCCGCTACCCCAATTTCCAAAAGAAAGTGCGCGAAATATGGCAGGAATTTTATCCCGAGAAATACGACGAGATTTATGACTTCATCGACCAATTCACCGCTTTGTGCCGGCAGGCCGACAAAGCCGACGCCCTGCGTTGGCCGCAGTACAACAAAGGAGATACCGACTCAAAATGCGGCAAACTGAAATCGATGCTGAAAAAAAATACCGATTGGCTTCAAACGCAATGGGGCACCTCTCCCGGCGGTGTAAACGACATTCGGAATGACGCCGACAAGATGCAGATAAAGATTGAAAACGGTCTGCTGCATGTGCTCTCCAATCAAGCAATAACAAAAGCCACGGCGTCTGATGTCACGGGGCGCAACTACTCGTTGAAACAGGTCGGCGACAATATCTTTGAAATGCCCCAACAACTGCATTTCTGCATCATGACGTTCACCACCGATGACGGTCGCACGATTTCCATCAAACAGATTATCCAATAG
- the feoB gene encoding ferrous iron transport protein B yields the protein MRLSEVPTGQEVVIVKVLGYGAFCKRIIEMGFVRGKKVKVLLNAPLKDPVKYKILDYEVSLRRSEAALIEVMTLEEARTELPVGAGELIVDEEMQMQKAADRSSKVINIALVGNPNCGKTSLFNVASGAHEHVGNYSGVTVDAKQGHFDYKGYRFNICDLPGTYSLSAYTPEELYVRRHIVEKQPDVVVNVVVASNLERNLFLTTELIDMDLRMVVALNMYDELEASGDRFDYEMLGKMLGVPMVPTISRTGWGLDTLFDTIIRVYEREDPVVRHIHVNHGTLLEESISQIKDAIKKEAREVYSLSPRYLAIKLLERDKEMEHILSNEPSYAHWIALRDKEGKRIEDTLGESVEAAVANEKYGFISGALHETLVPGKRNEFKTTRLIDSLVTHKIYGFPIFLFLMWVMFEATFVLGAYPMEWIESGVNALGGFIERFMSPGPLKDLLIDGVIGGVGSVIVFLPNILILYLFISFMEDSGYMARAAFIMDKIMHKVGLHGKSFIPLIMGFGCNVPAIMATRTIESRSSRIITILINPFMSCSARLPVYVLIIGTFFSAYASFVFLGLYVVGILAAILTARLLRRFYFKKDETPFVMELPPYRVPTMKATMRHMWDKAEQYLRKMGGVILVAAVVVWFLSYYPRPQVDPVTGVTETAAMQQKNSYLGKLGQLVEPVMEPLGFNWKVDIALLSGVAAKEIVVSTIGVLYAGDPDLAEDDASLRERLTANNPETGSPDFTPLVAISFLIFVLLYFPCLASIAAIVKETGSWGWGIFSIVYNTAFAWVVAFLVFNIGKLFV from the coding sequence ATGCGGCTCTCCGAAGTTCCCACCGGTCAAGAAGTTGTTATCGTGAAAGTGCTGGGTTACGGTGCATTCTGCAAGCGTATCATCGAAATGGGTTTTGTGCGGGGCAAGAAGGTGAAGGTCTTGCTCAATGCCCCTTTGAAGGATCCCGTAAAATATAAGATTCTCGACTATGAGGTGTCACTGCGCCGTAGCGAAGCCGCACTCATCGAGGTAATGACCCTCGAAGAGGCTCGTACCGAACTGCCGGTCGGTGCCGGCGAACTCATAGTCGATGAGGAGATGCAGATGCAGAAGGCCGCCGACAGGTCGAGCAAGGTGATAAACATTGCGTTGGTGGGCAATCCCAACTGCGGCAAGACCTCTCTCTTCAACGTCGCTTCGGGGGCGCACGAACATGTGGGCAATTATAGCGGCGTGACGGTCGATGCCAAGCAGGGACATTTCGACTATAAGGGCTACCGTTTCAATATCTGTGATTTGCCGGGCACATATTCCCTTTCGGCCTACACGCCCGAGGAGCTCTATGTGCGGCGCCACATCGTCGAGAAGCAACCCGATGTGGTGGTAAACGTCGTGGTGGCTTCCAATCTCGAACGCAACCTCTTCCTTACTACCGAGCTCATCGATATGGACCTCCGCATGGTGGTGGCCCTCAACATGTATGATGAGTTGGAGGCCAGTGGCGACCGTTTCGACTACGAAATGCTCGGGAAGATGCTCGGTGTCCCCATGGTGCCGACCATTTCGCGCACCGGCTGGGGCCTCGATACGCTTTTTGACACCATCATACGGGTCTATGAGCGCGAAGACCCGGTCGTGCGGCATATACATGTCAATCACGGAACACTGCTCGAAGAGAGTATTTCCCAAATTAAAGACGCCATCAAGAAAGAGGCCCGGGAAGTCTATTCGCTTTCGCCCCGATATTTGGCCATCAAATTGCTCGAACGCGACAAGGAGATGGAACACATTTTGTCGAATGAACCCTCTTATGCACATTGGATTGCCTTGCGCGACAAAGAAGGCAAGCGTATCGAGGATACGCTCGGCGAAAGTGTCGAGGCGGCCGTTGCCAATGAAAAGTACGGTTTTATCTCGGGGGCTCTGCACGAAACCCTTGTACCCGGCAAACGAAATGAGTTTAAAACCACGCGTCTCATCGATTCGTTGGTGACCCACAAGATTTACGGGTTTCCCATATTCCTTTTCTTGATGTGGGTCATGTTCGAAGCGACCTTTGTGCTCGGTGCCTATCCCATGGAGTGGATAGAGTCGGGCGTGAACGCGTTGGGCGGCTTTATTGAGCGGTTCATGTCGCCGGGTCCTCTCAAAGATTTGCTCATCGATGGCGTGATAGGCGGTGTGGGCAGCGTCATCGTCTTCCTGCCCAACATACTCATACTCTATCTCTTCATCTCTTTCATGGAAGACTCGGGCTATATGGCGCGGGCGGCCTTTATCATGGACAAAATCATGCACAAGGTGGGATTGCATGGGAAGTCGTTTATCCCCCTTATCATGGGTTTTGGTTGCAATGTGCCGGCCATCATGGCCACGCGTACCATCGAGAGCCGCAGTAGTCGCATCATCACGATACTCATCAATCCCTTCATGTCGTGCAGTGCCCGTTTGCCGGTCTATGTGCTGATTATCGGCACCTTCTTCTCGGCCTACGCCAGCTTTGTGTTCTTGGGGCTCTATGTCGTGGGAATACTGGCCGCCATACTCACGGCCCGCCTGCTTCGCCGTTTTTATTTCAAGAAAGACGAGACCCCCTTTGTCATGGAACTGCCACCATACCGGGTGCCGACGATGAAGGCCACCATGCGTCACATGTGGGACAAGGCCGAACAATATCTGCGCAAGATGGGCGGTGTTATTTTGGTCGCTGCCGTGGTCGTGTGGTTTTTGAGCTATTATCCTCGTCCGCAGGTCGACCCGGTGACCGGGGTGACCGAAACCGCGGCCATGCAGCAGAAAAATTCTTACTTGGGAAAACTGGGTCAGCTTGTTGAGCCGGTCATGGAGCCGCTCGGTTTTAATTGGAAAGTCGACATCGCCCTCTTGTCGGGAGTCGCCGCCAAAGAAATCGTCGTCAGTACCATTGGCGTGTTGTATGCCGGTGACCCGGATTTGGCAGAAGACGACGCTTCGTTGCGCGAAAGGCTGACGGCAAACAATCCCGAAACCGGTTCTCCCGACTTCACGCCGCTGGTGGCAATCTCTTTTTTGATTTTTGTGCTGTTGTATTTCCCCTGTCTGGCCAGCATTGCCGCCATTGTCAAGGAGACGGGAAGTTGGGGGTGGGGTATTTTCTCCATCGTCTACAATACGGCATTTGCCTGGGTGGTTGCGTTTTTGGTGTTCAACATCGGTAAATTATTTGTGTGA
- a CDS encoding DUF1206 domain-containing protein — MAQQLIVIIIGVAVAAYVVYHIVRAIKGKSSSCHCGCQGCKSASCRGDGSMGEGRREEIAKKNATSACRIKK; from the coding sequence ATGGCACAGCAATTAATCGTTATTATCATAGGAGTGGCCGTTGCGGCTTATGTCGTGTACCATATCGTTCGCGCGATAAAGGGTAAATCTTCGTCGTGTCACTGTGGGTGCCAAGGCTGTAAATCGGCCTCCTGTCGTGGTGATGGAAGCATGGGTGAAGGCCGGCGTGAAGAAATTGCAAAGAAAAACGCCACATCTGCTTGCAGAATCAAAAAATAA
- a CDS encoding multidrug effflux MFS transporter gives MTQTLPDQQNSRIFILLFMSMLSAFGPFVTDFYLPALPQLVNNFDTTTSLVQLTLTFSMLGLATGQMIIGPLSDKLGRRTPLIISLILFVISTVACLYANDIHTFIVYRLIQGFAAAGGLVISRSIVTDLYAGNALARTFSLMAAINGIAPVGAPVLGGIMLEWTDWRGIFIILLAIGIILTLISFGQKETLLPENRFQGGILSTFTQLVPVLRNRQFTFYLLIQTFAMGVLFSYIAASPFIFQQHYEISPMLYSICFGLNAFAIMIGSSLLTPRFSSATTALRVGATVFFILGLCVAAALVADLSFAVVEGLLFVMMFFFGMVMPTSTALALDLERKSAGNASALLGFTQFLFGGIVSPLTGMGNILITTGIIIALCCGAMYLFTRIATQK, from the coding sequence ATGACACAAACATTACCCGACCAACAAAATTCCCGCATTTTCATATTACTCTTCATGAGCATGTTGTCGGCATTCGGTCCCTTTGTCACCGATTTCTACCTGCCGGCACTTCCCCAACTCGTCAACAATTTCGACACGACCACCTCGTTGGTACAACTCACCCTCACATTCAGCATGTTGGGGCTGGCCACAGGGCAGATGATTATCGGCCCGCTCAGCGACAAGCTGGGCCGTCGCACCCCCCTCATCATCTCATTGATATTGTTTGTCATATCGACCGTGGCCTGCCTGTATGCCAACGATATACACACATTTATCGTGTACCGCCTCATACAAGGTTTTGCAGCAGCCGGAGGCCTTGTCATCTCACGCTCCATCGTCACCGACCTCTATGCCGGCAACGCATTGGCCCGCACCTTCTCCCTCATGGCCGCCATCAACGGCATTGCACCGGTAGGTGCGCCGGTATTGGGTGGCATCATGCTCGAATGGACCGACTGGCGGGGCATCTTCATCATATTGTTGGCCATCGGCATCATTCTCACCCTCATCAGTTTCGGACAGAAAGAGACCCTCTTGCCCGAGAATCGTTTCCAGGGAGGCATTCTGTCGACATTCACGCAACTTGTTCCCGTGCTGCGCAACCGGCAGTTTACCTTCTATCTGCTCATACAAACCTTCGCCATGGGGGTTTTGTTCAGTTACATCGCCGCTTCGCCATTCATATTCCAGCAACACTACGAAATCAGTCCCATGCTTTACAGCATCTGTTTCGGCTTGAATGCCTTTGCCATCATGATCGGGTCGAGCCTGCTCACCCCGAGGTTTTCCAGTGCTACCACAGCCCTGCGGGTGGGAGCCACGGTATTTTTTATCCTGGGACTGTGCGTGGCTGCCGCCCTTGTGGCCGACCTCTCTTTTGCCGTAGTGGAAGGGTTGCTGTTTGTGATGATGTTCTTCTTCGGCATGGTGATGCCCACCTCCACGGCCCTCGCTCTCGACCTCGAACGCAAGAGTGCCGGTAATGCTTCGGCCTTGCTGGGATTTACGCAATTTCTTTTCGGCGGCATCGTTTCCCCGCTTACCGGTATGGGCAATATTCTCATAACGACAGGTATCATCATTGCCCTTTGCTGCGGGGCGATGTATCTCTTCACCCGCATCGCCACACAAAAATAG
- a CDS encoding patatin-like phospholipase family protein: MKKNKQKIALVLGSGGARGLAHIGVIEELLSRGYEITSVAGTSMGALVGGIFAAGKLSEFKEWVLDIDKLRLFQLLDFSFRLDGMVKGQRIISTLKEFVPDRPIESLDIPFSAIATDMLAEKEVVFDSGNLFEAIRASISLPAFFRPVHKSDMVLMDGGILNPLPVNRVHRRRGDKLFAVDVNVPDAAKPVHVQRQVKAGEEEDSAFVEWLKRTFMPDSERQETRITTDRSYDGGLMQASDMMIERISRLTVALYKPHLLIEVPVASYGILAFYHAREIIEAGRLAAVRALDR, from the coding sequence ATGAAGAAAAACAAACAGAAGATAGCGTTGGTATTGGGCAGTGGCGGTGCACGCGGATTGGCGCACATCGGCGTCATCGAGGAGTTGCTTTCGCGTGGATATGAAATAACCTCTGTTGCCGGAACCTCCATGGGTGCCTTGGTGGGTGGAATTTTTGCCGCCGGCAAGCTGTCCGAATTCAAGGAGTGGGTATTGGATATTGATAAGTTGCGCCTGTTTCAGTTGCTCGATTTCTCGTTCCGGCTCGATGGCATGGTCAAGGGGCAGCGCATCATCTCCACGCTCAAAGAGTTTGTTCCCGATAGGCCCATTGAGTCCCTCGATATACCTTTTTCGGCCATAGCCACCGATATGCTGGCCGAGAAGGAGGTTGTCTTCGACAGCGGCAATCTGTTCGAGGCCATTCGGGCTTCGATTTCGTTGCCGGCATTTTTCCGCCCGGTACATAAGTCCGACATGGTATTGATGGACGGTGGAATCCTCAATCCATTACCCGTCAACCGGGTGCATCGTCGTCGTGGCGACAAGCTCTTTGCCGTCGACGTGAATGTGCCCGATGCCGCCAAGCCGGTCCATGTGCAACGGCAGGTAAAGGCGGGGGAGGAGGAAGATTCCGCTTTTGTCGAGTGGTTGAAGCGCACGTTTATGCCCGATTCGGAACGGCAGGAGACGAGGATAACGACCGACAGGTCATACGATGGCGGCTTGATGCAGGCTTCCGATATGATGATTGAGCGCATATCGCGTCTCACGGTCGCACTTTACAAACCTCATTTGCTCATCGAGGTGCCTGTGGCTTCTTACGGTATTCTCGCTTTCTACCATGCCAGAGAAATCATAGAGGCCGGGCGTTTGGCCGCCGTGCGCGCATTGGACCGTTAG